The Panacibacter microcysteis genome includes a window with the following:
- a CDS encoding xanthine dehydrogenase family protein molybdopterin-binding subunit: MTKIAKNISRRNFVRAGSITGAALTIGFNFSAAAKDETAILTGEDADTMGIPLNAFVSIDTSGKITIMNHRSEMGQGAYQVVPQMIAEELEVNPENVNIVFAPGDNKKYGSQLTGGSSTVRGAYKHLLRIGATAREMLIMAAAKKWNADQKDCYAANAQVIHQPTGKKFGYGELVEEAAKIAPPKNITLKNRKDYKIIGKPLIRQDAPLKVNGKAIFGIDKRVDGMLYAVVERNPRFLGKVKSFDAAAAKAIPGVKHVLKVKRHVFATEQEGVAVVADNLWSAMQGRKALKVEWDDNGFEHMSTASLYNRMKEDVNKEALSLRTGGNFEGVFDKGTKKIEAVYETPYQSHSCMEPLNCTAHVYDDKCEIWGPIQAPDWMQGMIAQYLGIKPDNVIINMTFLGGGFGRKAFMDYLDEAVMISKDIKAPVQVVWTREDDMAAGPFRPGAVYQCKAAIGEGGNIAAFQTKMAAQNMDHQWPGADTNAYNSSASEGFLEPYFLSIPNYSFGDVPTKSTVPVMWWRSVYASTNGFAFESFMDELAASAGKDPLEFRRMHLGDERYQSLIDILEEKSGWKTKGKNEGWGVAITECFKSIVGEVVKVSKKPDGGIKIDKVIAVMDCGWYVNPDIIKAQVEGSIVMALGAATIHETLFEDGQAVQKNFDKYKMPRFTDTPEIEVYVVDNDEKAGGVGEPGLPPLAPALANAVYDLTGKRIRKLPFSLNEV; the protein is encoded by the coding sequence ATGACGAAGATTGCTAAAAATATATCCCGCAGAAATTTTGTAAGAGCAGGAAGTATCACCGGCGCTGCACTTACCATTGGCTTTAATTTTTCTGCTGCTGCAAAAGATGAAACCGCAATTTTAACAGGTGAAGATGCAGACACCATGGGTATACCCCTTAATGCGTTTGTATCAATAGACACTTCCGGTAAAATAACCATTATGAACCACCGTTCAGAAATGGGGCAGGGTGCTTACCAGGTAGTACCACAAATGATAGCCGAAGAACTGGAAGTAAACCCGGAAAATGTAAACATTGTTTTTGCGCCCGGCGATAATAAAAAGTATGGCAGCCAGTTAACAGGTGGCAGCTCAACAGTAAGAGGCGCATACAAACATTTATTGCGTATAGGCGCTACGGCAAGGGAAATGCTCATTATGGCGGCAGCCAAAAAATGGAATGCTGATCAAAAAGATTGCTATGCAGCAAATGCACAGGTAATTCACCAGCCCACAGGCAAAAAATTTGGTTATGGCGAGCTTGTGGAAGAAGCCGCTAAAATAGCGCCCCCCAAAAATATTACCCTAAAAAACAGGAAAGACTACAAAATAATCGGCAAGCCACTCATAAGGCAGGATGCACCATTAAAAGTAAATGGTAAAGCCATATTTGGTATAGACAAGCGTGTAGATGGAATGCTCTATGCAGTAGTAGAAAGAAACCCACGTTTTTTAGGTAAAGTAAAAAGCTTTGATGCTGCTGCTGCGAAGGCTATACCAGGCGTAAAGCATGTTTTAAAAGTAAAAAGGCATGTTTTTGCCACAGAGCAGGAAGGTGTTGCTGTGGTGGCAGATAATCTATGGAGTGCCATGCAGGGTCGCAAAGCGCTAAAGGTAGAATGGGACGATAATGGTTTTGAGCATATGAGTACCGCATCTCTATACAACCGCATGAAAGAAGATGTAAACAAAGAAGCATTGTCTTTGCGCACCGGGGGCAATTTTGAAGGCGTTTTCGATAAAGGAACAAAGAAAATAGAAGCGGTTTATGAAACGCCTTACCAGTCGCACAGTTGCATGGAGCCGCTCAATTGCACGGCACATGTATACGATGACAAATGCGAAATATGGGGACCTATACAGGCACCCGATTGGATGCAGGGTATGATTGCACAGTACCTTGGCATAAAGCCTGATAACGTAATTATTAATATGACATTTCTCGGTGGCGGATTCGGTCGTAAGGCTTTTATGGATTATCTCGATGAAGCGGTGATGATATCAAAAGATATTAAAGCACCCGTGCAGGTAGTATGGACAAGAGAAGACGATATGGCTGCCGGACCCTTTAGACCGGGCGCAGTTTACCAGTGTAAAGCCGCTATTGGCGAAGGTGGAAATATTGCTGCTTTTCAAACAAAGATGGCCGCGCAAAATATGGATCACCAGTGGCCGGGTGCTGATACAAATGCTTATAACAGCAGCGCTTCGGAAGGCTTTTTAGAGCCATACTTTTTATCTATTCCAAATTATAGTTTTGGAGATGTTCCCACGAAATCTACTGTACCGGTAATGTGGTGGCGCTCGGTGTATGCATCCACCAACGGCTTTGCTTTCGAAAGTTTTATGGATGAACTGGCAGCAAGTGCCGGCAAAGACCCGCTCGAGTTCAGGCGCATGCACCTCGGCGACGAACGTTACCAATCGCTTATTGACATACTGGAAGAAAAATCAGGCTGGAAAACCAAAGGTAAAAATGAAGGATGGGGCGTAGCCATTACAGAATGTTTTAAAAGTATTGTGGGCGAAGTGGTGAAGGTTTCAAAAAAACCGGATGGCGGCATCAAGATTGATAAAGTAATCGCTGTTATGGATTGCGGCTGGTATGTAAACCCGGACATCATAAAAGCCCAGGTAGAAGGCAGCATTGTAATGGCACTCGGTGCTGCCACCATACACGAAACATTGTTTGAAGATGGACAGGCGGTACAAAAGAATTTCGATAAGTATAAAATGCCGCGTTTTACAGACACGCCCGAAATTGAAGTGTACGTTGTAGACAACGATGAGAAAGCCGGCGGGGTAGGAGAGCCCGGTTTACCGCCTTTGGCACCGGCCCTCGCAAACGCTGTTTACGATCTTACAGGAAAACGCATCAGGAAGTTGCCATTTAGCCTGAACGAAGTGTAG